Proteins from a single region of Vibrio sp. DW001:
- a CDS encoding MATE family efflux transporter codes for MTLSKKYIKNNFSLAWPLALNALLMQSMLLIDTFLVSPLGEESVAAMGVATTIVAFVLGIQMALANGTQMILSRAFGSGRPKSLSNAYFGGLVIAISFAAVFMSMILIFGSELIAMIVDSESLISQAKSYLNFSVYIILFTAVTQTIITLFNSTGKTSVPFKGYLIELPINCALSYMFIYQFDMGVSGAALGSLSAIMLRTSYLIYSVVSDDHISLMIPDDLRVFVNTTRHHLHEILPFAANITILAIGVTVYQLMFSQLNINEYVAITLLYPWIRTGSQFITSWSHASAIIISQKIGAGKLDDLKESVDTSIDVAVGISSVSCLFFLCLHYAFSYIYPDLTTETYLAMSLIAPLYILLPLIRGYNTVHGNILRAVGKTKSVFKINFIGQWVVSLPLLATIIFLFDGSIFWAFAIQPFEELIKALPFRILARKTVLEFDMEMAKKMDYD; via the coding sequence ATGACGTTATCAAAAAAGTATATTAAAAATAATTTTTCATTAGCTTGGCCATTGGCGCTAAACGCACTACTAATGCAGTCGATGTTACTGATCGATACATTTTTGGTCTCTCCATTGGGAGAGGAATCAGTGGCTGCTATGGGGGTGGCAACAACAATTGTTGCATTTGTGCTTGGTATTCAAATGGCATTGGCAAATGGTACACAGATGATTTTAAGTCGTGCTTTTGGTAGTGGGCGACCTAAAAGTTTGAGTAATGCTTATTTTGGTGGCTTGGTTATTGCGATTAGCTTTGCGGCTGTATTTATGTCAATGATTCTTATCTTTGGTAGTGAATTGATCGCAATGATAGTTGATTCTGAGTCATTGATATCACAAGCGAAAAGTTACCTAAATTTCTCTGTTTACATCATTCTTTTTACGGCGGTAACTCAAACAATCATAACGCTTTTTAACAGTACTGGAAAAACCTCTGTCCCATTCAAAGGTTATTTGATAGAACTGCCTATTAATTGCGCATTATCTTATATGTTTATCTATCAGTTTGATATGGGGGTTTCGGGAGCGGCGCTTGGAAGTTTATCTGCGATCATGCTGAGAACGAGCTACCTTATTTACTCAGTCGTTTCGGATGACCACATAAGTTTAATGATACCTGATGATCTTCGCGTTTTTGTTAATACTACTCGGCATCATTTACATGAAATTCTCCCATTTGCAGCGAATATCACCATTCTTGCTATTGGTGTTACTGTCTATCAGTTGATGTTCTCTCAGTTGAATATTAACGAGTATGTTGCGATTACACTTCTGTATCCATGGATTCGAACTGGGAGTCAGTTCATTACTTCTTGGTCCCATGCTTCAGCTATTATAATTAGCCAGAAGATAGGGGCCGGTAAACTTGACGATCTTAAAGAGTCGGTAGACACAAGCATTGATGTTGCGGTCGGTATATCGAGCGTTAGCTGTTTGTTCTTTCTATGTCTTCATTATGCATTCAGCTACATCTATCCTGATCTTACTACAGAGACCTACTTGGCAATGTCGTTGATAGCACCTCTGTATATTCTCCTTCCTCTTATACGTGGTTACAATACTGTCCATGGCAATATTCTTCGAGCGGTAGGGAAAACTAAGTCCGTCTTCAAAATAAACTTCATTGGTCAGTGGGTTGTTTCACTGCCATTGCTTGCCACTATTATCTTCCTTTTTGATGGTTCCATTTTCTGGGCGTTTGCTATCCAACCTTTTGAAGAGCTTATTAAAGCTCTACCATTTAGAATATTGGCTAGAAAGACAGTGCTTGAATTCGATATGGAAATGGCTAAAAAAATGGATTACGACTAG
- a CDS encoding TetR/AcrR family transcriptional regulator, producing the protein MSKYAKFNREDVIDKATNLYWEKGFHGTSMRNLQEVVDLRPGSIYASFGSKENLFKEAIQHYADVSGTQLQQCLEESDSPLEALKHFVRSIVIGCQNTAPSGMCMLVKTIAELTDEHEDLLNQAKEKMAAVESKFTDIIQSAIDKGELDRSNDPAKLARYVQVQIIGLRTYVRASNNVAAGDEMIDDLFNNGPFSQSCL; encoded by the coding sequence ATGAGTAAGTACGCTAAGTTCAATAGAGAAGATGTTATAGATAAAGCAACCAACCTGTATTGGGAAAAAGGCTTTCACGGTACCTCAATGCGAAACCTCCAGGAGGTTGTCGACCTCCGTCCCGGCAGTATCTACGCAAGCTTTGGAAGCAAAGAGAACTTATTTAAAGAGGCTATTCAACACTATGCCGATGTTAGTGGTACTCAACTGCAGCAATGCTTAGAAGAATCCGACTCACCACTTGAAGCACTTAAGCATTTTGTTAGAAGTATCGTTATCGGATGTCAAAACACCGCGCCAAGCGGCATGTGTATGCTCGTAAAAACAATTGCAGAGCTCACCGACGAACACGAAGATTTATTAAACCAAGCCAAAGAGAAAATGGCCGCCGTTGAATCTAAATTCACTGACATCATCCAAAGCGCAATAGACAAAGGTGAGCTTGATAGATCAAATGATCCTGCGAAACTCGCTCGTTATGTACAAGTACAGATCATAGGACTAAGAACCTATGTTCGTGCCAGTAACAACGTAGCAGCCGGCGATGAAATGATAGATGACCTGTTTAACAACGGGCCATTTAGTCAATCTTGCTTGTAA
- a CDS encoding DUF2955 domain-containing protein yields the protein MSDDFAVDSQIQTRIIRFTIGVTVVVFLAAWINWPLAFVAPVFTAKFLIDKPTFHKETVYELLLALVVTMGLGLLLARGITQYPVPLLILVGLMMLWGYFLFTDPKWNLFGTILLISVLVLPFMAISNPGISVLLATGLATSGVVAVAVFAVAHIYFPEPKTEFSGFAATPITRQQRWYAAFRAMIISFPVVCFFFIFQISEALLTMMFIALLSLMITSEKSIKLSAFLVISNGLGGLLAIAAFSILAIVPNIIFYSLFIGLIAIYVGKKIYIVPEKAPIYATAFSTLLVLIGSTLMSSGDIESNTWVRIFQLMLIGLYMIVASLFLETRNWKFLQN from the coding sequence ATGTCCGATGATTTCGCGGTTGATTCACAAATTCAGACGCGCATTATTCGATTTACGATTGGGGTGACCGTTGTGGTCTTTCTAGCCGCATGGATCAACTGGCCGTTGGCCTTTGTCGCCCCTGTTTTTACCGCCAAATTTTTAATTGATAAACCGACGTTTCATAAAGAAACGGTCTATGAATTGTTATTGGCATTGGTGGTTACCATGGGCTTGGGATTATTACTCGCGCGCGGGATAACTCAATATCCTGTACCGCTATTAATACTTGTTGGATTGATGATGCTGTGGGGATACTTTTTATTTACTGACCCTAAGTGGAATCTATTTGGGACCATATTGCTGATTTCAGTATTGGTGTTGCCATTTATGGCCATATCTAATCCTGGTATTTCAGTATTGCTCGCAACTGGATTAGCAACATCTGGTGTTGTTGCGGTTGCTGTTTTTGCTGTTGCTCATATCTATTTTCCCGAACCTAAAACCGAATTTAGCGGCTTTGCAGCTACGCCAATAACCAGACAACAACGTTGGTATGCTGCGTTTAGGGCGATGATTATCTCTTTCCCTGTCGTTTGCTTTTTCTTTATTTTCCAAATATCGGAAGCACTATTAACCATGATGTTTATCGCGCTGCTCTCATTGATGATCACGTCTGAGAAGTCGATAAAACTGAGTGCATTCTTGGTCATTAGTAATGGGCTTGGTGGGTTACTTGCTATTGCGGCATTTTCAATATTGGCTATTGTACCTAACATTATTTTCTATTCATTGTTCATCGGTTTGATAGCCATTTATGTCGGGAAAAAAATCTATATTGTGCCTGAAAAAGCGCCCATATATGCAACCGCTTTTAGTACATTATTGGTATTAATTGGCAGCACGTTAATGAGTTCAGGCGATATAGAGAGTAATACATGGGTTCGGATATTTCAGCTAATGCTTATTGGGCTTTACATGATTGTTGCCTCTTTGTTTTTAGAAACAAGGAACTGGAAATTTTTGCAAAATTAA
- a CDS encoding DUF202 domain-containing protein, which translates to MKNNERDPGLQPERTSMSWLRTHMLMFGLGALLTRVGKHGDNLLLMVNGFILLTFAFIGLYYSRKRFTQLLRYDEAVEDREIRAKKILSAVIAVSALIYATSILLRYFY; encoded by the coding sequence ATGAAAAACAACGAGAGAGATCCCGGCTTGCAACCTGAACGGACATCGATGTCATGGTTGCGTACTCATATGTTGATGTTTGGTCTCGGGGCATTATTGACCCGAGTGGGTAAACATGGCGATAACTTACTGTTAATGGTGAACGGTTTTATACTTCTCACGTTTGCTTTTATCGGTCTCTATTATAGCCGTAAACGATTTACCCAATTACTCCGATATGATGAAGCCGTTGAAGATAGAGAGATTAGAGCGAAGAAGATATTGAGTGCTGTGATTGCCGTGTCTGCATTAATTTATGCAACCTCTATCCTGCTTAGATATTTCTATTGA
- a CDS encoding DUF202 domain-containing protein, which produces MNSKRKASKTNWRRLGEAPDYRFSLANERTYLAWIRTALALLAGAIAIDQLTPELANPSVRILLSIFLCLCSGLLAVFAYKRWSSNEKAMRNKSALPYTGFLKLISAVMLFLTITIVLTIAI; this is translated from the coding sequence ATGAATAGTAAACGTAAAGCATCAAAGACAAACTGGCGACGCTTAGGCGAAGCGCCAGACTATCGATTTTCTTTGGCAAATGAACGCACCTACTTAGCTTGGATAAGAACCGCACTCGCGCTTTTAGCTGGTGCGATAGCGATAGATCAACTCACACCTGAACTGGCAAACCCTTCCGTACGTATTTTACTGTCGATATTTCTGTGCCTATGTTCCGGTTTACTTGCGGTATTTGCTTACAAAAGGTGGTCTTCAAATGAGAAAGCCATGCGCAATAAAAGTGCATTGCCCTACACTGGCTTTTTAAAGCTTATTAGCGCAGTAATGCTATTTCTCACGATTACTATTGTGTTAACAATCGCAATATGA
- a CDS encoding sensor domain-containing diguanylate cyclase produces the protein MDNFTLLVTLFIVAGVNTLFTFGNSKNAGSAVSKEWRRSAVLLLIGFSFMLTQSSWPKLISIVIANYLLILGFYFQIYAAFCFEFRKSAVSKHFLFSITVVYAIYFIYFTYIDFNTTYRIIFFSSLLALFYGYAIVKMRRFWKDKNNIPRTQEVYYLFCVGLLFYVARTVVTIIEFGDVNSLFDKNTMTTISFLFLIMFNLVFLVGMFIATIREKNFHINREKEKLNHLFDFLSDTAKNLKLEDLYPAIEDVLRKSFKVSTAAIFLKDEGKDSHSMSYVFNDLNLSLDEVTSFNKGEGLSGKAMEEDRVLIIDIETYPNRRLADIYKAHDVTNMVSIPLKTAEGIIGAITVVYTNSLKNQDVLDSEFFYYLGEQIGLVVQNALLYKKLTELADTDSMTGLLNRRKMQEMFTLELKKIKRNKERLTVAIFDLDNFKSVNDSYGHECGDKVLKNASDIFISECRETDYVCRWGGEEFLCLFVASDMASGLLVTERIRKVFEKQDYPCLDRANVTISAGIAEYQEGMTMDHLIADADKALYEAKRKGRNRVEAHTIDNMVNRNI, from the coding sequence ATGGATAATTTCACATTACTCGTAACACTGTTTATTGTTGCTGGTGTTAATACTTTGTTTACTTTCGGCAATTCAAAAAATGCAGGTAGTGCTGTATCAAAGGAATGGCGACGCTCTGCGGTTCTACTACTAATCGGATTCAGCTTTATGCTGACTCAGTCTAGCTGGCCTAAGTTGATCTCGATTGTTATTGCGAATTATCTGCTCATTCTTGGGTTCTATTTTCAAATATACGCTGCCTTTTGCTTTGAATTTAGAAAGAGCGCGGTGTCCAAGCATTTTCTCTTTTCTATTACAGTTGTCTATGCGATATATTTTATCTATTTCACTTACATAGATTTCAATACTACGTATAGAATCATCTTTTTTTCCAGTTTATTAGCGTTATTTTATGGCTATGCCATCGTCAAAATGCGACGTTTTTGGAAGGATAAAAATAACATTCCTAGGACTCAAGAGGTTTATTATCTGTTTTGTGTAGGGCTTTTATTCTATGTCGCACGAACGGTTGTTACGATTATTGAGTTTGGCGATGTAAATTCTTTGTTTGATAAAAACACCATGACGACTATCTCATTTCTTTTTCTTATAATGTTTAACTTGGTTTTTTTAGTTGGTATGTTTATAGCAACGATCAGAGAGAAGAATTTTCATATCAATAGAGAGAAAGAGAAGCTCAACCATTTATTCGACTTTCTCAGCGATACCGCTAAAAATCTCAAATTGGAAGATCTATACCCTGCGATAGAAGATGTGTTGAGAAAATCATTTAAGGTGAGTACTGCCGCAATATTTTTGAAGGATGAAGGGAAAGATAGCCACTCGATGAGTTACGTATTTAATGACCTAAACTTGTCACTTGATGAGGTGACCAGTTTTAATAAAGGAGAAGGGCTGTCAGGTAAAGCGATGGAAGAAGATAGGGTTCTCATCATTGATATTGAGACCTATCCGAATCGTCGTCTCGCGGACATTTATAAGGCGCATGATGTCACTAATATGGTAAGCATCCCATTAAAAACGGCTGAGGGAATCATTGGGGCAATAACCGTTGTCTATACCAATAGCCTAAAAAATCAGGACGTTCTTGATAGTGAGTTTTTCTATTATTTGGGTGAACAGATTGGTTTAGTGGTGCAAAACGCACTGTTATATAAGAAGTTAACGGAACTTGCCGACACGGACTCTATGACAGGCTTATTGAATCGTCGCAAGATGCAAGAGATGTTCACTCTCGAGCTTAAAAAGATTAAGCGAAACAAAGAGAGGTTAACGGTTGCTATCTTTGATCTCGATAATTTTAAAAGTGTTAATGACAGCTACGGGCACGAATGTGGTGATAAAGTACTTAAAAATGCATCAGATATTTTTATTAGTGAGTGCCGAGAAACCGATTATGTCTGTCGCTGGGGAGGAGAGGAGTTTCTGTGTCTTTTCGTTGCAAGCGATATGGCATCGGGATTATTGGTGACAGAGCGAATAAGAAAAGTGTTTGAAAAGCAGGACTACCCTTGTCTTGACAGAGCGAACGTCACTATTAGTGCTGGGATTGCGGAGTATCAAGAAGGGATGACAATGGACCATCTAATTGCAGACGCGGACAAAGCACTTTATGAGGCGAAGAGAAAAGGTCGAAATAGGGTAGAGGCACATACCATAGATAATATGGTCAATAGAAATATCTAA
- a CDS encoding 4Fe-4S binding protein: MSILESVILMSGLIFCLNLLYWSKQTWGIILTILMLLGALAATLYWPLMLGAAIGLVSVIALNRFQPELARGETRENTLRDWIQFLMSLSMLLVGIQYVVYYALLGNGVIVGLTRPDVVDAFLPIAGGLELKAIIMLGLWDQSHPAAAVMLFTVLLSGVLCKRAFCGWICPLGHAGTYLYQLRIRFFKGKFLPPSWVDWPLRMVKYLLLMGLLYIVVLAMPSNALPHYLNGYYQKMADLKMAMFFITPSLIEGVLIGLVLALVVWQDRAFCRYLCPYGAVLGLLSFFSPLKVRRDTTHCLNNTKGMDCDKCTRACPARIKVHTVVTVRTDECQACMRCVSACPQKKALGVRLPTGKNITSRGVLILLLLLMFGIPLLAYLGGFWHSHVSDETRMELMKYIHQINH; the protein is encoded by the coding sequence ATGTCTATTTTAGAATCCGTAATCTTAATGAGCGGTTTGATTTTTTGTCTAAATTTACTGTACTGGAGTAAACAGACGTGGGGCATCATCCTTACTATTCTCATGCTACTCGGTGCTCTGGCCGCGACGCTTTATTGGCCATTAATGTTGGGTGCGGCTATTGGGCTTGTTTCAGTGATAGCATTGAATCGATTTCAACCAGAATTAGCACGTGGCGAGACCCGTGAAAACACCTTAAGAGATTGGATACAATTTCTTATGTCTCTGTCTATGTTATTAGTCGGAATTCAATATGTGGTTTATTACGCGCTGTTAGGTAATGGTGTCATAGTCGGTTTGACTCGCCCTGATGTAGTGGATGCGTTTTTACCTATTGCAGGTGGCCTTGAATTAAAAGCCATAATCATGCTAGGTCTGTGGGACCAAAGCCACCCAGCAGCCGCAGTTATGTTATTTACCGTATTGCTTAGTGGCGTGTTATGTAAACGTGCCTTTTGCGGGTGGATCTGTCCACTTGGTCATGCAGGCACCTATCTATATCAATTGCGTATTCGCTTTTTTAAGGGTAAGTTTTTGCCACCAAGTTGGGTCGACTGGCCACTACGAATGGTGAAATACTTGCTGCTCATGGGGTTGCTTTATATTGTCGTTCTCGCGATGCCAAGCAATGCTCTACCTCATTATCTCAATGGCTACTATCAAAAAATGGCCGACCTCAAAATGGCTATGTTTTTCATCACCCCTAGCTTGATTGAAGGGGTATTGATTGGTTTGGTTTTGGCTTTAGTTGTGTGGCAAGACAGAGCCTTTTGTCGATATTTATGCCCGTATGGAGCCGTGTTAGGTTTATTGAGTTTCTTTAGTCCGCTCAAAGTAAGAAGAGATACAACGCATTGTTTAAACAATACCAAGGGGATGGACTGTGATAAGTGTACACGAGCCTGTCCGGCGAGAATTAAGGTCCATACTGTAGTAACCGTTCGTACGGATGAGTGTCAGGCCTGCATGCGTTGTGTCAGCGCTTGTCCTCAGAAAAAGGCGTTGGGAGTGAGACTACCAACAGGTAAGAATATTACCTCACGCGGCGTTTTGATTCTTCTTTTACTCTTGATGTTTGGTATTCCGTTACTTGCCTATCTTGGTGGTTTTTGGCATAGCCACGTGAGCGACGAAACCCGAATGGAGTTGATGAAATACATTCATCAGATCAACCATTGA
- a CDS encoding GGDEF domain-containing phosphodiesterase, whose translation MDNFSTINFRYGFDIGDDYLLVLAKRIQEVVESDNLVARFNNAKFGILVENRDELSNDVFNAHLTSICERLCRLADKPLTLLRGIEVSKSFSIGVSEHSVRYNSFHAVEIAAETAMLEAKKYSESKIQFSTSQTLSDILSHKLIIDALPSAIENDKIKIHYQPQYEIASEKLVGFEALSRWQHDVLGNIAPDVFVTIAEEIGLHFDFDLWVFKKVCSQIISWREQGLQPPKIAINISFKTLEMTTFADRLKMIIDQTQCPTELVEIEITETASAKNLVSLNDNIVRVKALGISIAIDDFGAGYSSLSMIREFHQSLDKLKLDRSLIQNVCNTEVDREFVKQIIKMSQVLDVEILAEGVEEKAQNDLLKKLDCGYAQGYYYAKPLSKLDAEQLMYKLTN comes from the coding sequence GTGGATAACTTCTCCACCATTAACTTTCGCTATGGTTTTGACATCGGTGACGACTATCTATTGGTGCTTGCCAAGAGAATCCAAGAGGTTGTTGAAAGCGACAATCTCGTCGCCCGCTTTAATAATGCAAAGTTTGGAATATTAGTAGAAAATCGAGATGAGCTGTCTAATGATGTGTTTAATGCTCACCTTACCTCCATTTGTGAGAGGCTTTGTCGGTTGGCTGATAAACCACTGACGCTGCTAAGAGGCATCGAGGTTAGTAAGTCATTCAGTATCGGTGTGAGTGAGCATAGTGTTCGTTATAATAGCTTTCACGCCGTAGAGATTGCCGCCGAAACCGCGATGCTAGAAGCCAAAAAATATAGCGAATCAAAAATTCAGTTTTCCACGTCTCAAACCTTGAGCGATATACTTTCTCATAAGCTCATTATTGATGCTCTGCCAAGTGCAATTGAAAACGACAAAATAAAGATACATTATCAACCACAATATGAGATCGCGTCAGAGAAGCTTGTCGGTTTCGAAGCGCTATCGCGTTGGCAGCATGATGTACTTGGAAATATTGCACCAGATGTTTTTGTCACAATTGCTGAAGAGATAGGATTGCACTTTGATTTTGACCTGTGGGTTTTCAAAAAGGTTTGTTCTCAGATAATTTCTTGGAGAGAGCAAGGATTACAGCCTCCTAAAATAGCTATCAATATCTCGTTTAAAACACTCGAAATGACAACATTCGCAGACCGATTGAAAATGATTATAGATCAGACTCAATGTCCCACCGAGTTGGTAGAAATTGAAATCACGGAAACGGCTTCTGCTAAAAATTTGGTGTCCTTAAATGACAATATTGTTCGTGTTAAAGCGTTAGGAATCAGTATCGCTATTGATGATTTTGGTGCCGGGTATTCGTCTCTAAGTATGATACGAGAGTTTCATCAGTCATTAGACAAACTCAAATTGGACCGTTCATTAATTCAGAATGTCTGTAATACAGAAGTTGATAGAGAGTTTGTCAAACAAATCATCAAGATGAGTCAGGTACTTGATGTGGAAATTTTGGCCGAAGGTGTGGAAGAAAAGGCGCAAAATGACCTTTTGAAAAAACTCGATTGTGGTTATGCTCAAGGCTATTACTATGCTAAGCCGCTTTCAAAACTAGACGCAGAGCAGTTGATGTATAAACTAACCAATTAA
- a CDS encoding AI-2E family transporter, with protein sequence MKLKTDFSHQAIDAAIKIAAVALLIYWCFSILRPFIMLLVWGGIIATALYPVAVTIHNKTGLSKGKASALLSLIGVVLLLIPLVALSSGLYTSASELFSGIQDGSLVLPKPKTSIQDIPLVGEKLYAAMSYTSSNIEGVFTKYAEEIKDFASQAASIVGSLGGGFVQFIISTMIAGAFMSNADKCLIGITKLAERLTGDKGEALVQLSKSTVRSVVQGVIGVAIIQSVFAGIGLVVAGVPAAAFWALAVLLVAIIQLPPILALLPAIIYMFSGDSTLAASLFLIWCILISGSDAILKPMLLSRGSDIPMLVILLGALGGMAMSGIVGLFVGAVVLSLTYQLFVAWLSTESEEVK encoded by the coding sequence ATGAAGCTCAAAACGGATTTCTCCCACCAAGCTATTGATGCCGCAATTAAGATTGCGGCCGTAGCTTTACTTATCTATTGGTGTTTTTCGATACTACGGCCCTTTATCATGTTATTGGTTTGGGGAGGAATTATTGCGACGGCGTTGTATCCAGTTGCAGTAACCATCCATAACAAAACGGGGTTGTCGAAAGGAAAGGCAAGTGCGTTATTAAGCCTTATTGGTGTTGTATTGCTTTTGATACCGCTTGTTGCTCTTTCCTCAGGGTTATACACGAGTGCGTCGGAGCTCTTCTCTGGAATACAAGACGGGTCGTTAGTCTTACCGAAACCTAAAACCTCTATTCAGGATATTCCTTTAGTGGGGGAAAAATTATACGCGGCAATGTCGTACACATCGTCGAATATCGAGGGTGTGTTTACCAAGTATGCCGAAGAGATCAAAGATTTTGCCAGTCAAGCGGCCTCCATAGTTGGTTCTCTTGGTGGAGGATTCGTACAGTTTATTATCTCGACTATGATTGCAGGTGCGTTTATGTCAAATGCTGATAAATGTTTGATTGGAATCACTAAACTTGCCGAACGTTTAACTGGTGACAAAGGAGAGGCATTAGTACAACTTTCAAAGTCGACGGTACGCAGTGTGGTACAGGGTGTTATCGGTGTTGCGATCATACAGTCAGTATTTGCTGGCATTGGTCTGGTGGTTGCTGGCGTGCCTGCTGCTGCTTTTTGGGCACTGGCAGTATTGCTGGTCGCCATTATTCAATTGCCGCCAATTTTGGCGTTGCTTCCTGCCATCATCTATATGTTTAGCGGCGATTCTACATTAGCAGCAAGTCTGTTTCTCATCTGGTGTATTTTAATTAGTGGTAGCGATGCTATTTTAAAGCCTATGTTATTGAGCCGTGGTTCCGATATCCCTATGTTGGTTATTCTACTCGGCGCATTAGGTGGTATGGCAATGTCCGGTATTGTTGGGTTGTTCGTAGGGGCTGTCGTATTGAGCCTTACGTACCAACTGTTTGTTGCATGGTTATCTACAGAGTCGGAAGAGGTAAAATAG
- a CDS encoding Cof-type HAD-IIB family hydrolase — MSQHSIKFIAADMDGTLLNEMGKLDPKFFEIYQQLTDKGIIFAAASGRQYYSLIETFSPANHDMMFIAENGTLVMHRGEELYSCTIGKPSVEEIINQARSIEDTHIVLCGKKSAYVETTSPQAIKEIQKYYHRCEFVDDLLSVEDEFIKVAICHFGGSEEYIYPIINSKFGHNHKVVVSAKIWLDVMNAVASKGAAIEHLQNTLGFSFEETMSFGDYFNDVEMLQASYHSYAMENAHEKVKQYARYRAPSNQESGVLTVINKYLQGCK, encoded by the coding sequence ATGTCACAACACAGTATCAAATTTATTGCCGCCGATATGGACGGTACTTTACTCAACGAAATGGGTAAACTAGATCCAAAATTTTTCGAAATTTATCAACAACTAACGGACAAAGGCATTATTTTCGCAGCCGCGTCAGGACGCCAATACTACAGTTTGATAGAGACATTCTCCCCTGCCAATCATGACATGATGTTTATTGCAGAGAATGGAACCTTAGTGATGCATCGCGGCGAAGAACTTTATAGCTGCACCATCGGCAAGCCCTCGGTTGAAGAGATTATCAATCAAGCACGCTCTATTGAAGACACGCATATCGTATTGTGTGGTAAGAAGTCCGCTTACGTAGAGACCACATCGCCACAAGCCATCAAAGAAATACAGAAATACTATCATCGCTGTGAATTTGTTGACGATTTACTCTCTGTTGAAGACGAATTCATTAAAGTCGCTATCTGCCACTTCGGCGGGTCGGAAGAGTACATCTACCCGATAATTAACAGCAAATTCGGCCATAACCATAAAGTGGTTGTCAGCGCAAAAATCTGGCTTGATGTCATGAATGCCGTTGCTTCGAAAGGAGCCGCAATTGAACATCTCCAAAATACGCTTGGTTTTAGCTTTGAAGAAACGATGAGTTTCGGCGATTACTTTAACGACGTTGAGATGCTTCAAGCAAGTTACCACTCTTACGCGATGGAAAATGCGCATGAGAAAGTAAAGCAGTATGCTCGCTACCGTGCACCAAGCAACCAAGAGTCTGGGGTTTTAACCGTGATTAACAAATACCTACAAGGGTGTAAATAA
- a CDS encoding ion channel: MKGVSKDDNFYFLFFALLVLFFGCAVMQQFHPEGQKTVLGLIIVTLAVSIAGIDRRKTIYRIWYGFLLVTATISGMFSFFDDYDMSYVTLAAVLVFLCSHIHSALKQVMLAKVVTKNHIVGSICIYFLIGLAWATLYLLVIEMFPMAFNGIEVKPWLNNLFNALYFSFITLTTVGYGDISPGLPIAQFFVFLESIVGSFYLAIMVASLVSIRLTQSKFSE, from the coding sequence ATGAAAGGAGTCTCAAAAGACGACAATTTTTATTTCCTTTTTTTTGCGTTGTTGGTGCTATTTTTTGGTTGTGCGGTAATGCAGCAGTTTCATCCTGAAGGACAAAAAACCGTGTTGGGACTGATAATTGTCACATTGGCGGTGTCGATTGCTGGTATCGATCGTAGGAAAACAATATATCGAATTTGGTATGGATTTTTATTAGTCACGGCGACAATATCAGGTATGTTCTCTTTCTTTGATGACTACGACATGTCTTATGTTACGTTGGCGGCGGTTTTGGTCTTTTTATGTTCGCATATCCATTCGGCATTAAAACAAGTGATGTTGGCAAAGGTAGTGACAAAGAACCATATTGTTGGCTCAATCTGCATTTATTTTTTGATAGGGCTGGCTTGGGCGACGTTATACCTGCTGGTTATTGAAATGTTTCCCATGGCATTTAATGGCATAGAGGTAAAACCTTGGCTAAATAACCTGTTTAACGCTCTGTATTTCAGTTTTATTACCTTAACGACCGTCGGGTATGGTGACATTTCACCAGGCTTACCCATTGCTCAGTTCTTTGTGTTTTTAGAATCGATCGTTGGCAGCTTCTATTTGGCTATTATGGTTGCGAGCTTGGTTAGTATCCGTTTAACGCAGTCAAAATTCTCTGAATAA